A genomic segment from uncultured Desulfuromonas sp. encodes:
- a CDS encoding thiazole synthase: MDQLTIAGRTFRSRLMVGTGKFASNQQMAQTIAASGAEIVTVALRRVNVEDQQDDLLNHIDRDKYLLLPNTSGARDAEEAIRLARLARAAGCEPWVKLEVTPDPYYLLPDPIETLKAAEVLVKEGFIVLPYINADPVLAKHLQEVGVATVMPLGAPIGTNKGLKTRDNVAIIIEQAIVPVVVDAGLGAPSHAAEAMELGADAVLVNTAMAVAGNPIMMAEAFGKAVEAGRMGYLAGLGKQRNQAEASSPLTGFLREE; encoded by the coding sequence ATGGATCAACTGACCATTGCCGGTCGTACGTTCCGTTCCCGCCTGATGGTCGGAACCGGTAAATTCGCTTCAAATCAACAAATGGCCCAAACCATTGCCGCCTCTGGTGCTGAAATCGTGACCGTGGCTCTTCGCCGCGTCAATGTCGAAGATCAACAGGACGACCTGCTCAACCATATCGACCGCGACAAGTACCTGCTGCTGCCCAACACCAGCGGTGCCCGCGATGCCGAAGAAGCGATCCGCCTTGCCCGTCTGGCACGCGCCGCCGGATGTGAGCCGTGGGTCAAGCTGGAAGTCACTCCGGATCCTTATTATTTGCTGCCCGATCCCATCGAAACGCTGAAGGCCGCCGAGGTTCTCGTCAAAGAAGGTTTTATCGTCCTGCCTTATATCAATGCCGACCCGGTGCTGGCCAAGCACCTTCAAGAGGTCGGGGTCGCAACCGTCATGCCTCTTGGAGCACCGATCGGGACCAACAAAGGTTTAAAAACCCGTGATAACGTCGCCATCATCATTGAGCAGGCCATCGTTCCCGTCGTCGTGGATGCCGGGCTTGGCGCTCCGTCCCATGCTGCGGAAGCCATGGAACTTGGAGCGGATGCGGTTCTGGTTAACACGGCCATGGCGGTTGCCGGTAATCCAATCATGATGGCAGAAGCCTTCGGCAAAGCCGTGGAAGCCGGACGCATGGGCTATCTGGCTGGCCTCGGCAAACAGCGCAATCAGGCCGAAGCCTCCAGCCCTCTCACCGGATTTTTACGGGAGGAATAA
- the lhgO gene encoding L-2-hydroxyglutarate oxidase, giving the protein MSCDVVVIGGGIVGTATALSLVTQVKDCRVLIVEKEASLAAHQTGNNSGVIHSGLYYRPGSLKAKNCVEGRDALYAFCAEHAIPHEQCGKVVVATSEEELPALDELERRGLANGLKGIERLDSEGISRREPHVRGVAGLLVPETGIVDFVKVVETYARLIRERGGDVRLNCEVQRVERAEQGFVLHTSQGPIDTPFVINCAGLQCDRIALMCGTQPHMRIVPFRGEYYTLAEQCRSKVKHLIYPVPDAKFPFLGVHYTRMIHGEVEAGPNAVLAFKREGYRRSSFSLRDTLDTLTYPGFLSVARRFWRVGLHEYHRSFSKRKFVADLQKLMPDLVGEDIVRGGAGVRAQAVAEDGSLLDDFKILEEPGQIHVLNAPSPAATASLSIGRTIAEKAAAHFALNKV; this is encoded by the coding sequence ATGTCATGTGATGTCGTTGTCATCGGTGGCGGTATTGTCGGTACTGCAACCGCTCTTTCTTTGGTCACTCAGGTCAAAGACTGTCGTGTCCTGATCGTTGAAAAAGAAGCGTCTCTTGCCGCGCATCAAACGGGCAATAATAGTGGCGTCATTCATTCCGGTCTCTACTATCGGCCAGGCTCACTCAAGGCGAAAAACTGTGTTGAGGGACGTGATGCGCTCTATGCCTTCTGTGCAGAGCACGCGATCCCGCATGAACAGTGTGGAAAAGTTGTTGTTGCCACCAGCGAAGAGGAACTTCCTGCACTGGATGAGCTGGAGCGACGTGGCCTTGCCAATGGGCTCAAAGGGATTGAACGTCTTGACAGCGAAGGGATTAGTCGTCGAGAACCCCATGTGCGGGGGGTCGCTGGGCTGCTGGTGCCGGAAACCGGCATTGTCGATTTTGTCAAAGTAGTGGAAACCTATGCCCGCCTCATTCGTGAACGTGGCGGTGACGTTCGTCTGAACTGTGAGGTGCAGCGGGTTGAGCGGGCTGAGCAGGGCTTTGTGCTGCATACCAGCCAAGGCCCGATTGACACGCCCTTTGTTATTAACTGTGCCGGGTTGCAGTGTGACCGCATTGCCCTGATGTGTGGGACGCAACCGCATATGCGGATTGTGCCGTTTCGTGGTGAGTACTACACGCTTGCCGAGCAGTGCCGTTCGAAAGTCAAGCATCTGATCTATCCGGTGCCCGATGCCAAATTCCCTTTTCTCGGCGTTCATTATACGCGCATGATCCATGGTGAGGTGGAAGCTGGCCCCAATGCGGTCTTGGCGTTTAAGCGCGAAGGCTACCGGCGAAGCAGTTTTTCATTGCGGGACACATTGGACACGCTGACCTATCCCGGTTTTTTGTCCGTAGCACGGCGTTTCTGGCGCGTCGGCTTACACGAATACCATCGCTCGTTTTCCAAACGTAAATTTGTTGCTGATCTGCAAAAGCTGATGCCGGACCTGGTCGGAGAGGATATCGTGCGCGGTGGTGCCGGTGTGCGTGCTCAGGCTGTGGCTGAAGACGGCTCCCTGCTCGACGATTTCAAAATTCTCGAGGAACCGGGGCAGATTCATGTGCTCAATGCTCCGTCTCCGGCAGCGACGGCATCGTTAAGTATTGGCCGGACAATTGCCGAAAAAGCAGCTGCGCATTTTGCCCTGAACAAGGTGTAA
- the thiE gene encoding thiamine phosphate synthase, with product MMTVDFSLYLITDRHKVTTPTLQDAVEAALQGGVRAVQLREKDLSSVELYDLAVSLRRLTSRHQAKLLINDRIDIALAANADGVHLTEQSLPVNIARQLIGPDRLLAVSTHHLDKALSCAQQGADFITFSPIYDTPSKLHYGPPQGLERLREVCRRSTIPVFALGGITAQRWHDVKTAGAQGCAVISAIIGQQDPKTAAETFLSA from the coding sequence ATGATGACGGTCGATTTCTCCCTCTATCTGATCACGGATCGTCACAAAGTGACCACCCCCACCTTGCAGGACGCTGTGGAAGCGGCCTTGCAGGGAGGGGTGCGGGCCGTTCAGTTACGGGAAAAAGACCTGTCGTCCGTCGAGCTCTACGATCTCGCTGTTTCTCTGCGACGGTTAACCTCCCGTCATCAGGCAAAACTTCTGATCAATGACCGCATCGATATTGCGCTGGCTGCAAACGCCGACGGTGTCCATTTGACAGAACAATCACTGCCGGTGAACATCGCGCGCCAACTCATCGGTCCGGACAGGCTGCTGGCGGTCTCCACTCACCACCTTGATAAAGCCTTGTCCTGTGCACAACAGGGCGCCGACTTTATCACCTTTAGCCCCATCTACGACACGCCATCCAAATTACACTACGGCCCGCCGCAAGGACTCGAAAGATTACGCGAAGTCTGCCGTCGTAGTACCATTCCGGTCTTTGCTCTCGGGGGCATCACGGCCCAGCGATGGCATGACGTGAAAACCGCCGGTGCACAAGGATGCGCCGTCATTTCAGCCATCATCGGTCAGCAAGACCCAAAAACGGCTGCAGAAACGTTCCTCAGCGCCTAA
- the thiH gene encoding 2-iminoacetate synthase ThiH, translating into MSFADEILNYPAEQIREQMDKTTSLQVEQALAAERLTPNDYLTLLSPAALDYLEPMAQRAHQVTRQRFGNIIQLYTPLYLSNECSNGCKYCGFNASNKIPRATLTFDQVEQEAQIIHDYGFRAILLLTGEHTTMADNSYLATAVERIKPLFSSISIEVYPMDTDGYKQMVAAGVDGLTLYQETYDPVLYEQLHPFGKKRDYRYRLEAPDRAGEAGLRRIGVGALLGLGPFESEAFYTGLHAYYLAHRYWRSHVSISFPRIRPADGGFAPINPVNDKQLVQAVCASRLLIPDAALFLSTRESAQFRDSLMPLGITHMSAGSCTAPGGHAEQGKNKEQFVIDDDRTPEQMSEVIRAKGYEAVWKDWDSAFLNASSM; encoded by the coding sequence ATGAGCTTTGCCGACGAAATACTGAACTATCCGGCCGAACAGATTCGTGAACAGATGGACAAAACCACGAGCCTTCAGGTTGAACAGGCCTTGGCTGCTGAACGTCTGACGCCCAACGACTACCTGACGCTACTGTCACCCGCGGCACTTGATTATCTTGAGCCCATGGCTCAAAGAGCGCATCAAGTCACCCGCCAGCGTTTCGGCAACATCATCCAGCTCTATACGCCGCTCTATCTTTCTAACGAATGCAGTAACGGGTGTAAATACTGCGGGTTTAACGCCAGCAACAAAATCCCCCGGGCCACTCTTACTTTTGATCAGGTTGAGCAGGAGGCTCAGATCATCCACGACTACGGCTTTCGCGCCATTTTACTGCTTACCGGCGAGCACACCACGATGGCCGACAACAGTTACTTGGCCACAGCGGTAGAACGGATCAAACCGCTGTTCAGTTCCATCAGTATCGAGGTCTACCCGATGGATACGGACGGCTACAAACAGATGGTGGCTGCCGGGGTGGATGGACTGACGCTCTATCAAGAGACCTACGACCCGGTGCTCTACGAACAACTGCATCCGTTTGGCAAAAAACGCGATTACCGCTATCGCCTTGAAGCGCCGGACCGTGCCGGTGAAGCCGGTCTCCGTCGCATCGGCGTCGGCGCCCTGCTCGGACTCGGCCCCTTTGAAAGCGAGGCCTTTTATACCGGTCTGCACGCCTATTACCTGGCGCACCGCTACTGGCGCAGCCATGTCAGCATCTCGTTTCCCCGCATCCGTCCGGCGGATGGCGGCTTTGCCCCGATCAATCCGGTCAACGACAAACAGCTGGTTCAGGCGGTGTGTGCCTCACGCCTGCTGATTCCGGATGCCGCCCTGTTCCTGTCCACCCGTGAAAGCGCTCAATTCCGTGACAGCCTCATGCCGCTGGGCATCACCCATATGAGTGCCGGGTCCTGTACCGCTCCCGGTGGTCATGCCGAGCAGGGTAAGAACAAGGAACAATTTGTCATTGACGATGACCGCACTCCGGAACAAATGAGTGAAGTGATCCGGGCCAAAGGCTATGAAGCGGTGTGGAAAGACTGGGATAGTGCCTTTCTCAATGCATCGTCCATGTAA
- a CDS encoding YqiJ family protein: MMGFISSGPNLPFSISLAILLLIALLEGVGMLFGLGLSTLLEGLVPDLDLDFDADLPDSSSPFALSRLLGWLRFGEVPALMLLVIFLTAFGLIGFSIQLLAQKSFGAFLPAFLASLLSVFVSLPVVRVLGGGLAHILPKDETSAVSDKSFIGRIAVITLGTAQQGSPAEGKLIDKHGQAHYLMVEPDVVDDAFQQGEQVLVVSKKASVFRAIRNVNQSLVD, from the coding sequence ATGATGGGATTCATCTCTTCCGGGCCGAATCTCCCTTTTTCGATCTCCCTGGCGATTCTACTGTTGATTGCCTTGCTCGAAGGAGTGGGGATGTTGTTTGGTCTGGGGCTTTCAACGCTTTTGGAGGGTTTGGTTCCTGATTTGGACCTTGATTTTGATGCGGACTTACCGGACAGCAGCTCGCCGTTTGCCCTGTCACGCTTACTTGGATGGCTGCGTTTCGGCGAGGTTCCCGCCCTTATGTTGCTGGTGATTTTCCTGACAGCCTTTGGTCTGATTGGTTTTAGTATCCAACTGCTGGCTCAGAAAAGTTTCGGTGCCTTTTTACCCGCGTTCCTGGCTAGTCTGCTTTCGGTTTTCGTGAGCCTTCCAGTTGTCCGTGTGCTGGGAGGCGGGCTGGCTCATATCTTGCCAAAAGACGAAACCAGTGCCGTCAGTGATAAGTCGTTTATCGGGCGCATTGCCGTCATTACTCTGGGAACCGCCCAACAGGGCTCACCCGCAGAAGGAAAACTCATTGATAAACATGGTCAGGCTCATTACCTCATGGTCGAACCTGATGTGGTTGATGATGCTTTTCAACAAGGGGAACAGGTGCTGGTAGTGAGCAAAAAAGCAAGTGTGTTTCGGGCGATCCGAAATGTGAATCAGAGCCTGGTCGATTAA
- the thiF gene encoding sulfur carrier protein ThiS adenylyltransferase ThiF, whose protein sequence is MIIILNENRMQVEDSQSLYDLRDQIKPKADVLICNGMPVQSDRILQPFDHVILIQRGEIPSEAELESFLVARHTPEVHEPLKQATIGIAGAGGLGTSIAIALARAGIGRIIIADYDVVEPSNLNRQQFFVDQIGMNKVDALKDNLKRINPFMTVDAEHRFLTSQNLTNLFAGVNILVEAVDCAETKAMITGHWLRTYPDIPLVAGSGMAGYGPGNTIRTRRAMGQLYLCGDGTSEVEAGQGLMAPRVGIAAHHQANVVIRLLLGLDPVEEDA, encoded by the coding sequence ATGATTATTATTCTAAACGAAAACAGAATGCAGGTAGAAGACAGTCAGAGTCTCTATGACCTGCGAGATCAGATCAAGCCGAAGGCGGATGTGTTGATCTGTAACGGCATGCCGGTACAGAGCGATCGCATTCTGCAGCCCTTCGACCACGTCATCCTTATCCAACGTGGCGAGATTCCTTCAGAAGCGGAACTGGAGTCCTTTCTGGTCGCACGCCATACGCCGGAAGTTCACGAGCCACTGAAACAGGCCACAATCGGCATTGCCGGAGCGGGTGGACTCGGCACATCAATTGCCATTGCCCTGGCCCGCGCAGGCATTGGTCGTATCATCATCGCCGATTATGATGTCGTGGAACCTTCAAACCTGAACCGCCAGCAATTTTTCGTCGATCAGATCGGCATGAACAAAGTTGATGCCCTTAAAGACAACCTGAAACGGATCAATCCGTTTATGACTGTTGATGCCGAACATCGCTTTCTGACGTCACAAAACCTGACAAACCTGTTCGCCGGAGTCAACATCCTCGTTGAAGCGGTGGACTGCGCTGAAACCAAGGCAATGATCACCGGGCACTGGTTGCGCACCTATCCCGACATCCCTCTGGTGGCCGGCTCGGGAATGGCCGGCTACGGTCCCGGTAACACCATTCGCACCCGACGTGCCATGGGCCAGCTGTATCTGTGCGGAGACGGCACCAGCGAAGTCGAGGCGGGACAGGGGCTCATGGCGCCACGCGTTGGTATTGCCGCCCACCACCAGGCCAACGTGGTCATTCGCCTGTTACTCGGCCTCGACCCCGTTGAGGAGGACGCATAA
- a CDS encoding NifB/NifX family molybdenum-iron cluster-binding protein yields the protein MKLCFPITEDNGLDSRVFSHFGVTPNILVVNTETQELDVVAVHTPEEEGGLNKVISSLKAIAPDGIALAGIGQGALDRLRQQGFKVYRAEETVCATLDNLAQGALQEWPDTTTCTGLDDATLEELSRVTGLDITIDKSC from the coding sequence ATGAAACTATGCTTTCCTATCACCGAAGATAACGGTCTCGACAGTCGCGTCTTCAGCCATTTTGGCGTGACCCCCAATATACTGGTCGTCAATACGGAAACACAGGAATTAGACGTCGTTGCAGTTCACACACCGGAAGAGGAAGGCGGCCTCAATAAAGTGATCAGCTCTCTCAAAGCCATCGCACCTGACGGCATTGCCCTGGCAGGGATCGGCCAGGGCGCACTGGATCGCCTTCGTCAACAAGGTTTCAAGGTCTATCGCGCAGAAGAGACCGTCTGCGCGACCTTGGACAATCTGGCTCAAGGTGCGTTGCAGGAATGGCCGGACACAACCACGTGCACCGGCCTGGATGATGCGACCCTCGAAGAACTCAGTCGGGTCACCGGTTTGGACATTACCATCGACAAATCGTGCTAA
- a CDS encoding diguanylate cyclase, which translates to MGPGILVAALSAATRQTIIEALKETSPFTQYFETNSGVEALDVLGKDPIDVVVCGLQIYQLSGIEVLRRMQQDPELCDIPFIILADDNRTKTKINLLEQGASDYIVQPVDIGELVARIKVQLKVKTLQDNLKRSNRLLLNLSSTDSLTQLYNRRVLMRTLRRELERQKRSGEPFSLLMVDVDHFKMINDEFGHINGDTVLVNLARMLRSYLRPYDVPTRFGGEEFALVLPNTQMNSAYDVAQRLRLAAKELRFSGDIRDLEITISIGVATSPGEGVESEDELLRQADDALYAAKNAGRDQVVCAPQRSEKQQAGEPDIA; encoded by the coding sequence ATGGGACCGGGAATTCTGGTCGCTGCGTTATCTGCGGCAACACGCCAGACCATCATAGAAGCCTTAAAAGAGACCTCCCCCTTTACCCAATATTTCGAAACGAACAGCGGTGTCGAAGCGCTGGACGTTCTGGGCAAAGACCCCATCGACGTCGTTGTTTGCGGCTTGCAGATCTACCAGTTGTCCGGCATTGAGGTGTTGCGCCGCATGCAACAGGATCCGGAATTATGCGATATCCCTTTCATCATCCTTGCTGATGACAATCGCACAAAGACCAAAATCAATCTTCTCGAGCAGGGAGCCAGTGATTACATTGTTCAACCGGTGGACATCGGCGAGCTTGTGGCACGGATTAAAGTTCAATTGAAAGTCAAGACGCTGCAAGACAACCTGAAACGCAGTAATCGTCTATTGCTCAACTTGTCCAGTACCGATTCTCTGACTCAACTCTACAACCGGCGTGTTCTGATGCGTACGTTACGTAGAGAGCTGGAACGTCAGAAGCGTAGCGGGGAACCGTTTTCACTGCTGATGGTGGATGTTGATCACTTCAAAATGATCAATGATGAATTCGGCCATATCAATGGAGACACGGTTCTGGTCAATCTGGCACGCATGCTGCGGAGCTACCTGCGGCCTTATGATGTGCCCACCCGTTTTGGCGGCGAAGAGTTCGCACTGGTGCTTCCAAATACACAGATGAACAGTGCCTATGATGTTGCTCAGAGATTAAGACTGGCAGCTAAGGAGTTGCGTTTCAGCGGTGATATACGCGATCTGGAAATCACCATCAGTATTGGTGTGGCCACCAGTCCCGGTGAAGGTGTAGAGTCCGAAGATGAGCTGTTACGCCAAGCTGACGATGCGCTCTACGCCGCGAAGAACGCCGGGCGCGACCAGGTGGTCTGCGCCCCGCAACGATCAGAAAAACAACAGGCAGGAGAACCGGATATTGCCTGA
- a CDS encoding MerR family transcriptional regulator produces MALVKTWYEIESAAEKFGIKSTTLKFWASEGLVRSEREHGEIVRVHIDDVRLQVADMIKEAESKS; encoded by the coding sequence ATGGCATTGGTGAAAACCTGGTATGAGATTGAATCAGCAGCGGAAAAGTTCGGCATCAAGTCAACAACGTTGAAGTTCTGGGCCTCAGAAGGTCTGGTGCGCAGTGAACGGGAACATGGCGAAATCGTTCGTGTGCATATTGATGATGTGCGTCTCCAGGTTGCAGATATGATCAAGGAAGCCGAATCCAAGTCATAA
- a CDS encoding DUF4153 domain-containing protein: protein MTKRPFLLDLGLLLSLFVGLVQGLAGSLGLALWPKNSPLAAAAILAAMTAIAVIGLSVQLTAGERFNRQQFVLTLLLAGLVAAVSAWLMWQVPGGSQSSNRGTSVLMTSWTICSVLLVYILIPFVQAWPTRRHGRYRYADLYQHSWDNFFILLVAALLTLAYWLLIVLWVMLFKMVGIALFEIVFFNGVFPWLSLAVVFSLGIRLTRKHDQVIGALRHIALSLCFFLMPLSAVITVLLGLSLPFTGLQPIWDTGYSTPVLLCLLGTNLLFINGIFQDGAARPLHGGLARLFELALVLLPVYALIGAYSVYLRIDQYGLTPNRFLLMVLVVVATCYSLVYSLAVFRRSSSWLGLIRPGNQIIALAICILILLVHSPLLNPVAWSARNQYHRLLTGKVSAANFDFGALKFRLGQPGLNYLQQLNTLPADHPLKDAFRTWLIAVNEAQTYYQWQKQKQSDGSAAFPQVETVDGKATVPKDFSQILDDGQCRTETCYVLPVDLDRDDVEELIFFDMRDQWLAPELYDRDAEGHWVRQGTVGHSMKREQRQALIDRIRQGTYQVVGPQYDDLEVDEEVYSFFR, encoded by the coding sequence ATGACTAAACGCCCGTTTTTGCTAGATCTCGGACTCCTCCTATCTCTTTTTGTCGGTCTTGTTCAAGGCCTTGCCGGAAGTTTGGGGCTGGCTTTGTGGCCGAAAAACTCTCCTCTTGCTGCAGCGGCGATTCTGGCCGCCATGACAGCCATTGCCGTCATCGGACTGAGCGTCCAATTGACCGCAGGGGAGCGCTTTAATCGGCAGCAGTTTGTTCTGACGCTACTTTTGGCTGGTCTTGTCGCAGCAGTATCGGCGTGGTTGATGTGGCAGGTGCCGGGAGGTTCGCAATCGTCCAACCGCGGCACGAGCGTTTTAATGACCAGTTGGACGATTTGTTCCGTCCTGCTGGTCTATATTCTGATTCCTTTTGTGCAGGCGTGGCCGACACGTCGCCACGGCCGTTATCGTTACGCGGATCTTTACCAGCACAGTTGGGATAATTTTTTTATCCTGCTGGTGGCGGCACTGTTGACCCTGGCCTACTGGCTGCTGATCGTGTTGTGGGTCATGCTATTCAAAATGGTCGGTATCGCGCTGTTCGAGATTGTGTTCTTTAATGGTGTGTTCCCTTGGCTGAGCTTGGCCGTGGTGTTTTCGTTGGGTATCCGTCTCACGCGAAAACATGACCAGGTGATTGGCGCATTGCGCCATATCGCACTGTCGTTGTGCTTTTTCCTGATGCCGCTCTCGGCGGTGATTACCGTTCTTTTAGGCCTCAGCCTGCCCTTTACCGGCTTACAGCCGATCTGGGATACTGGTTATTCCACACCTGTTCTGCTCTGTTTGCTCGGCACCAATCTTCTGTTCATAAACGGCATCTTCCAAGATGGCGCAGCGCGACCACTGCATGGAGGCTTGGCGCGCCTGTTTGAGCTTGCCTTGGTGCTGCTGCCCGTGTACGCACTGATCGGTGCTTATTCCGTATATCTGCGTATTGATCAGTACGGCCTGACCCCCAACCGCTTCCTGTTGATGGTTTTGGTCGTTGTCGCCACCTGCTACAGTCTGGTTTATTCGCTCGCTGTTTTCAGGAGGTCGTCATCGTGGCTTGGCCTGATCCGCCCGGGCAATCAGATCATTGCGTTAGCGATTTGCATCCTGATCCTTCTCGTTCATAGCCCGCTGCTGAATCCCGTGGCGTGGAGCGCCCGGAATCAATACCATCGCCTGTTGACGGGAAAAGTTTCAGCAGCGAATTTTGATTTCGGTGCCCTTAAGTTTCGCCTCGGCCAGCCCGGTTTGAACTACTTGCAACAGCTCAACACGTTGCCCGCTGACCATCCTCTCAAGGATGCCTTTAGAACATGGCTCATTGCCGTGAACGAAGCCCAAACCTATTACCAATGGCAAAAGCAAAAACAAAGTGATGGCAGCGCCGCGTTTCCGCAGGTGGAAACCGTCGATGGCAAGGCCACTGTCCCCAAGGACTTTTCTCAAATATTGGATGACGGGCAGTGCCGAACGGAAACCTGCTACGTTTTGCCTGTCGACCTTGATCGCGATGATGTCGAGGAGTTGATCTTTTTTGATATGCGCGATCAATGGTTGGCGCCGGAACTCTATGATCGTGATGCTGAGGGGCACTGGGTCAGGCAGGGAACGGTCGGTCATTCAATGAAAAGAGAGCAACGGCAGGCGTTGATTGACCGGATCAGACAGGGGACGTATCAGGTTGTCGGCCCCCAATATGACGATCTTGAGGTCGACGAGGAGGTCTATTCTTTTTTTCGGTGA
- the thiS gene encoding sulfur carrier protein ThiS: protein MDIIVNNQTRTINSGSTLAELIADMGLDAARIAVEYNRDILTREQLPEISLNEGDVIEIVNFVGGG, encoded by the coding sequence ATGGACATCATCGTCAACAACCAAACCCGGACGATCAACTCAGGTTCGACTCTTGCTGAGCTGATTGCCGATATGGGCCTCGATGCGGCGCGCATCGCGGTCGAATACAATCGCGACATCCTGACCCGCGAACAACTGCCGGAGATTTCCCTGAACGAGGGAGATGTAATCGAGATCGTCAACTTTGTCGGTGGCGGTTAA